The segment ACCGAGGCCATGGAGGCCCTTGGCCACTATATTGCCGCCTTTCACGAATACACGGAGCGGGCCGGCGCCGACTCGCCCCACGGCACCCCGGAAGCGGCGACCCAGCCCATGCTGGACAACTTCCCGGCCCTGGGCGAGGCGATCCATGGCGAGGCCGACCGGGCGCGGCTGACCGCCCTGGAGCGCTGGACCCGGAACGAAATCGAACGCCTTGGCCCGCTTCTCGAATTGCGCCACCGCGAGGGCTTCATCCGCCATGGGCATGGCGACCTGCACCTGGGCAACATTGTGTACGTCGACGATCCGGAAAACGGCGAGACCCTGGCGGCGTTTGATGCGATCGAGTTCGACCCCGAGCTGCGCTGGATCGACGTGATCTCCGAGATCGCGTTCACCACCATGGACCTGCTGTCGCGCAAGGCCCGGGCACACGCCTGGCGCCTGCTGAACGCCTATCTCGACGGTCGCGACGACATCGCGGGGCTCCGTCTGCTGCCCCTCTACCAGGTCTATCGTGCCTTGATCCGCGCCAAGGTGCAGGGCATCCACGCGCAGGAGTCGCACCTCCCCTCGGACGAACAGGCAGCGCACCGCGCCGAAATGGGGCGCTACCTCGCGCTCGCGGAACGCCTGACCGAGCCGTCTGCGCCACGCCTGGTGCTGATGCACGGCGTATCGGGCAGCGGCAAGACCGTGATCAGCACGCAGATCGTCGAGGCCCTCGGGGCGCTGCGGCTGCGCTCCGATATCGAGCGCAAGCGCATGGGCGACGCAGTCTCCTACAGCGAAGAGTCCCGCGGGCAAATCTACGACCACCTGCGCACCCGCGCGGACACCCTGCTGGCGCTGGGGCACACCGTGATCGTTGACGCGACTTTCCTGACCCGCGCCCAGCGGGCACCCTTCCAGAAGCTCGCCACCCGCCACCAGGCGGGGTTTGCGGTCGTGGCCTGCCACGCCAGCGACCAAGTCCTGCAGGAACGCCTCGAGCAACGTTCGGCGGCCGGCAACGATGCCTCCGATGCCGA is part of the Thioalkalivibrio sp. K90mix genome and harbors:
- a CDS encoding bifunctional aminoglycoside phosphotransferase/ATP-binding protein, which codes for MSALEQHQQQLQALITTLGFPEPTPRHDQVQRIETHISTVILAGDYAYKFKKPLALGFLDFSTLEARQHFCETELEVNRRLAPQIYLDVVTLNGDATAPHINGEGPILDYAVCMRRFDRRKQLDNLLEQGRLPTEAMEALGHYIAAFHEYTERAGADSPHGTPEAATQPMLDNFPALGEAIHGEADRARLTALERWTRNEIERLGPLLELRHREGFIRHGHGDLHLGNIVYVDDPENGETLAAFDAIEFDPELRWIDVISEIAFTTMDLLSRKARAHAWRLLNAYLDGRDDIAGLRLLPLYQVYRALIRAKVQGIHAQESHLPSDEQAAHRAEMGRYLALAERLTEPSAPRLVLMHGVSGSGKTVISTQIVEALGALRLRSDIERKRMGDAVSYSEESRGQIYDHLRTRADTLLALGHTVIVDATFLTRAQRAPFQKLATRHQAGFAVVACHASDQVLQERLEQRSAAGNDASDADYQVMQQQRPQQEWPTGAEGVVEVAPEQPLDTDALARQLLQPVSA